A portion of the uncultured Bacteroides sp. genome contains these proteins:
- a CDS encoding BatD family protein — protein MRRLIFLLVALFTISYIHADGKVTFTASAPDAVAVGDQFRLSYTVTTQNVRDFRAPSIKGFDVLMGPSRSQQSSTQIINGNVSSASSITFTYILMATTEGHYSIAGATIVADGNQMLSNSLRIKVLPAEKSASGGGNAGGKQTSSASRSSSSSVSTKDLFITASASKTSLYEQEAFLLTFKIYTVLDLRSFSNVKLPDFKGFHSQEVELPSNPKWELENYNGRNYHTTVYRQFVLFPQQSGKLVIESARFDASIAKAVQSADPFDAFFNGGSNYVELKKSIITPKITINVNSLPAGKPADFSGGVGNFNITSSINSKDVKTNDAITVKLVISGTGNLKLIGTPKIKFPENIELYDPKVDNKVRLTKEGLSGSKVIEYLAIPRDPGTFKIPAVEFSYFDVKTKSYKTLKTEEYEVNVTKGAGNADQVIANFTNKEDLKVLGEDIRYIKLGEVNLQPKGSYMFDSFIYWLFYIIPIIAFVIMFIIGRKQIAENANIIKLRTKKANKVASKRMKLAGKLLAENKKEAFYDEVLRALWGYISDKLSIPASLLSKENVEEALKNYGVEEELIQTFLSTLDECEFARYAPGDESQAMDKVYSATINVISRIENSIKH, from the coding sequence ATGAGAAGACTAATTTTCTTATTAGTAGCACTGTTTACAATAAGTTATATTCACGCTGATGGCAAAGTAACCTTTACCGCTTCTGCACCTGATGCAGTGGCTGTAGGGGATCAATTCAGACTATCATACACCGTGACTACGCAAAATGTGAGAGACTTTCGCGCTCCATCTATAAAAGGATTTGACGTATTAATGGGTCCGAGCCGTTCGCAGCAAAGTAGCACACAAATCATTAATGGTAATGTGTCATCGGCTAGCAGTATAACCTTTACATACATATTAATGGCTACAACTGAAGGTCACTATTCGATTGCCGGTGCAACCATTGTAGCTGATGGGAATCAAATGCTATCTAATTCCTTAAGAATAAAAGTATTACCGGCTGAAAAATCTGCGAGTGGTGGTGGTAACGCAGGTGGTAAGCAAACTTCTTCGGCAAGCCGTTCTTCTTCTTCTAGTGTGTCTACTAAAGATTTATTTATTACTGCTAGTGCCAGCAAGACTAGCTTGTATGAACAAGAGGCATTCTTATTGACATTTAAGATATATACGGTACTTGATTTAAGAAGCTTTTCTAACGTTAAATTGCCTGATTTTAAAGGATTTCATTCTCAAGAAGTGGAACTACCGAGTAACCCTAAGTGGGAATTAGAGAATTATAATGGAAGAAACTATCACACTACTGTATACCGTCAGTTTGTTTTGTTTCCTCAACAATCAGGTAAATTGGTTATTGAATCTGCTCGTTTTGATGCTTCAATTGCCAAAGCAGTGCAATCGGCTGACCCATTTGATGCATTCTTTAATGGTGGGAGTAATTATGTTGAGTTGAAAAAAAGTATTATCACTCCTAAGATAACCATTAATGTAAACTCGTTACCTGCCGGCAAACCTGCGGATTTCTCGGGTGGGGTTGGAAACTTTAATATAACCTCCTCTATCAATAGTAAGGACGTAAAGACAAATGATGCAATTACGGTTAAATTAGTTATTTCAGGTACAGGTAATTTGAAGCTAATCGGTACTCCCAAAATTAAATTTCCTGAAAATATTGAGTTGTATGATCCTAAAGTAGATAATAAGGTCAGATTAACCAAAGAAGGACTTTCCGGTAGTAAAGTCATAGAGTATCTGGCTATACCAAGAGACCCTGGAACTTTTAAAATCCCGGCAGTAGAATTTAGTTATTTTGATGTTAAAACAAAATCCTACAAAACACTCAAAACTGAAGAATACGAAGTAAACGTAACAAAAGGGGCAGGAAATGCCGATCAAGTCATTGCCAATTTTACTAATAAAGAAGATTTGAAGGTTTTAGGAGAAGATATACGCTACATTAAATTAGGTGAGGTTAATTTGCAACCTAAAGGTAGTTATATGTTTGATTCATTTATCTATTGGTTATTTTATATTATTCCAATAATTGCATTTGTGATTATGTTTATTATTGGTCGGAAACAAATAGCTGAGAATGCAAATATTATTAAGTTGCGTACAAAGAAGGCGAATAAAGTTGCTTCAAAACGAATGAAACTAGCTGGGAAGCTTCTTGCTGAAAATAAAAAAGAAGCTTTTTATGACGAAGTTTTGAGAGCATTATGGGGATATATAAGTGATAAGTTAAGCATTCCTGCATCTCTTTTATCAAAAGAAAATGTAGAAGAAGCTTTAAAAAACTATGGCGTTGAAGAAGAGCTTATTCAAACTTTCTTGTCTACTTTAGATGAGTGCGAGTTTGCTCGCTATGCACCTGGTGATGAAAGCCAGGCAATGGATAAAGTTTATTCTGCTACTATAAATGTTATTAGCAGGATTGAGAACTCAATTAAACATTAA
- a CDS encoding tetratricopeptide repeat protein: MTLKYRYIIFLLFQLCATSIVAQKAERDYIRKGNRFFNDSVFVDAEVNYRKALEVNPNSAVSMYNLGNTLSQQKKAKEAVEQYTAAAKIEKNKMKLAQIYHNAGVLFMATKDYKQAVDVFKMSLRNNPTDNETRYNLALAQKLLKDQQQQQQKQNKDDKKKDKDKDKQKKDQNKQKDQKQKDKQEQSKPEKQDNKMSKENAEQLLNSVMQDEKGVQDKVKKQQVIQGGRLEKDW, translated from the coding sequence ATGACACTAAAATATAGATATATCATATTTCTTTTATTTCAGCTTTGCGCTACCAGCATAGTGGCTCAAAAAGCTGAGCGAGATTATATTCGTAAAGGAAATCGCTTTTTTAATGATAGCGTATTTGTTGATGCAGAAGTAAATTATAGAAAAGCATTGGAAGTAAATCCTAATTCGGCAGTCTCCATGTATAACCTAGGAAATACATTATCTCAGCAAAAGAAGGCTAAGGAAGCAGTAGAACAATATACTGCAGCTGCAAAAATTGAGAAGAATAAGATGAAGCTTGCTCAAATTTATCATAATGCAGGAGTTTTATTTATGGCTACAAAGGATTATAAACAAGCTGTAGATGTCTTTAAAATGTCCTTGAGAAATAATCCAACGGATAATGAAACTCGCTATAATTTAGCTCTTGCGCAGAAATTACTTAAAGATCAGCAACAACAACAGCAAAAACAAAATAAAGACGATAAAAAGAAAGACAAGGACAAAGACAAGCAAAAAAAAGATCAGAATAAACAAAAAGATCAAAAACAAAAGGATAAACAAGAACAATCTAAACCTGAAAAGCAAGACAATAAAATGTCTAAAGAAAATGCTGAGCAATTGCTTAATTCTGTGATGCAAGATGAAAAAGGTGTGCAGGATAAAGTGAAAAAGCAACAGGTAATACAAGGTGGTCGTCTAGAGAAAGACTGGTAA
- a CDS encoding tetratricopeptide repeat protein yields the protein MKRLLFSVLCILLSITAFGQDSLSNESAIQNDSITVAKSSKLGTRSLGNVTKTSGDSAYIKNDYATAIQIYESLLKKGEAADIYYNLGNCYYKAGDIAKAILNYERALLLQPGSSDIRANLEIARGKTIDKVEPVPELFFVTWIKAVINSMGIDSWAILGIILFISFIVSLYFFFFSKQMFLKKSGFIGGMLFFFLTILANVFALYQKDTLENRNAAIVMSPSVTVRSTPNETGTSLFILHEGSKTTIKDNSMKEWKEIHLEDGKVGWVKSVDIEII from the coding sequence ATGAAAAGATTATTATTTTCAGTACTTTGTATATTACTCTCTATTACTGCTTTTGGGCAAGACTCTTTATCTAATGAATCAGCTATTCAGAATGATTCTATAACTGTTGCAAAAAGTTCTAAACTTGGAACAAGATCTCTTGGCAATGTTACAAAAACAAGTGGGGATAGTGCATACATAAAAAATGATTATGCTACTGCTATTCAAATATATGAATCCTTATTAAAGAAAGGCGAGGCTGCCGATATCTATTATAATTTAGGTAATTGTTATTATAAAGCTGGCGACATAGCAAAAGCAATTCTTAATTATGAACGTGCTTTATTGCTTCAACCAGGTAGTAGTGATATTCGCGCAAATCTAGAAATAGCGCGTGGCAAGACTATTGATAAAGTAGAGCCAGTGCCTGAATTGTTTTTTGTTACGTGGATTAAAGCGGTAATTAATAGTATGGGAATTGATTCTTGGGCTATTTTAGGTATCATATTATTTATTTCATTTATTGTATCCCTGTATTTCTTCTTTTTCTCTAAGCAAATGTTTCTGAAAAAAAGTGGTTTTATCGGTGGCATGCTTTTCTTCTTTTTGACTATCTTAGCTAATGTTTTTGCTCTTTACCAGAAAGATACATTAGAGAATCGGAATGCTGCCATTGTAATGTCGCCTAGCGTGACAGTACGCAGTACTCCAAATGAAACAGGAACTAGTTTATTTATTCTTCATGAGGGAAGTAAAACGACTATAAAAGATAATAGCATGAAAGAATGGAAGGAAATTCATTTAGAAGATGGCAAAGTGGGATGGGTAAAGTCGGTTGATATAGAAATAATATAA
- a CDS encoding DNA-binding protein — translation MRTITFNELRKIKDSLPSGSMHRIADELGLNVDTVRNFFGGHNFKEGKSVGIHLEPGPDGGLVMIDDTTVLDKALKILDELNLSMQKEAFSEFAHA, via the coding sequence ATGAGAACAATAACATTCAATGAACTCCGCAAAATCAAAGACTCATTGCCAAGCGGTAGCATGCATAGAATAGCAGACGAATTAGGTTTGAATGTGGATACTGTGCGAAACTTCTTTGGTGGACATAATTTTAAAGAAGGAAAAAGTGTCGGAATTCATCTAGAGCCTGGCCCTGATGGTGGATTAGTGATGATTGATGATACTACTGTACTCGATAAAGCTCTAAAAATTCTTGACGAATTAAATCTCAGTATGCAAAAAGAAGCTTTTTCTGAATTTGCACATGCATAG
- a CDS encoding universal stress protein — translation MEDKLVTLAILTYAKAQILKNVLENEGIETYIHNVNQIQPVVSSGVRLRIKESDLPRALKITESSVWLAEDVVGEKPTPKEDVQNKVLIPVDFSSYSMKACEFGFNFANAFNAEVLLLHVYFTPIYASSLPYGDVFSYQISDDESVKNTLHKVHADLNALSDKIKANIASGKLPSVKFSCVLREGIPEEEILRYTKDQNPRIIVMGTRGKSQKDIDLIGSVTAEILERSKTTVLAIPENTPLNNFSEAKKVAFLTNFDQRDLIAFDSFINTLKSFQITISLIHLSESKDAWNEIKLAGIKEYFRKQYPNIDIHYDVVTNDDFLNSLDNYIKTNYIDVLALTTYKRNIFARMFNPSIARKMIFHSDTPLLVININRSLAKKQ, via the coding sequence ATGGAAGATAAATTGGTTACTTTAGCAATCCTAACTTATGCCAAAGCTCAAATATTAAAAAATGTACTTGAGAACGAAGGTATTGAAACTTATATTCATAATGTAAACCAGATACAACCCGTCGTTTCATCTGGGGTACGTTTAAGGATAAAAGAAAGTGATTTACCTCGCGCCCTTAAAATAACAGAAAGTTCAGTTTGGCTTGCAGAAGATGTAGTGGGAGAGAAGCCTACTCCAAAAGAAGATGTGCAGAACAAAGTACTTATACCTGTCGATTTCTCATCCTATTCTATGAAAGCATGTGAATTTGGGTTCAATTTTGCAAATGCTTTTAATGCTGAAGTTCTGTTGCTCCATGTATATTTTACGCCGATCTATGCTTCATCCTTACCTTATGGCGATGTTTTTAGTTACCAGATTAGTGATGATGAAAGCGTAAAAAATACTCTTCACAAAGTACATGCAGATTTAAATGCTTTATCTGATAAAATCAAAGCAAACATTGCTTCTGGAAAATTACCATCAGTTAAATTTTCGTGTGTATTGCGAGAAGGCATTCCTGAAGAAGAAATTTTAAGGTATACTAAAGATCAGAATCCTAGAATTATAGTAATGGGTACGAGAGGCAAAAGCCAAAAAGATATTGATCTTATTGGTAGCGTCACTGCCGAAATTCTTGAGCGAAGTAAAACAACAGTGCTTGCCATTCCAGAGAATACTCCATTGAATAATTTCAGTGAGGCGAAGAAAGTTGCTTTTTTGACTAATTTTGATCAACGCGATTTAATCGCATTTGATTCATTTATAAATACTCTGAAATCTTTTCAGATAACGATTTCTCTCATTCATTTATCAGAAAGTAAGGATGCCTGGAATGAGATCAAATTAGCAGGCATAAAGGAATATTTTCGTAAACAATATCCTAATATTGATATTCATTATGATGTGGTGACGAACGATGATTTCTTAAATAGCCTAGATAATTATATAAAAACAAATTACATAGACGTTTTGGCACTCACTACATATAAACGGAATATTTTTGCCCGCATGTTTAATCCTAGTATTGCCCGAAAGATGATTTTCCATTCAGATACTCCTTTGCTCGTTATTAATATTAACCGCTCTTTAGCAAAGAAACAGTAA
- the htpG gene encoding molecular chaperone HtpG: MQKGNIGVTTENIFPIIKKFLYSDHEIFLREIVSNAVDASQKLKTLASMGEFKGELGDLTVRVSLAKDTITISDRGIGLTTEEIDKYINQIAFSGANDFLEKYKDDANAIIGHFGLGFYSSFMVSKKVEIITKSHKEGAQAVKWSCDGSPEFTITEVEKADRGTDIVLYIDDDCKEFLEEARISSLLKKYCSFLPVPVAFGKKKEWKDGKQVETAEDNVINETTPLWVRKPSELKDEDYKKFYNNLYPMSDEPLFWIHLNVDYPFHLTGILYFPKVKSNIDLNKNKIQLYCNQVYVTDSVEGVVPGFLTLLHGVIDSPDIPLNVSRSYLQSDSNVKKISTHISKKVSDRLQAIFKNDRKQFEDKWNDLKIFINYGMLTQEDFYEKAEKFALLGDTDGKFYTFEEYKTLIKENQTDKEGNLIYLYASNKDEQYSYIETAKNKGYNVLLMDGQLDIALVSTFEQKFEKARFTRVDSDVADNLIVKEDKKDSALEAHRQEALTIAFNSQLPKVEKVEFSVIAQSLGENSLPIMITQSEYMRRMKEMANIQAGMSFYGEMPDMFNLVLNTDHKLLKTVLSDEEKNCTASIAPIQTEIDVVTNRRNDLKKIHEGKKEEEIPVAEKDELSELDKKQGELKKKKEVVFATYASQNKVVRQLIDLALLQNNMLKGESLNNFVKRSIELI, encoded by the coding sequence ATGCAAAAAGGAAATATTGGGGTAACGACAGAGAACATTTTTCCCATCATTAAAAAGTTTTTGTACAGTGACCATGAAATTTTCCTTCGGGAAATAGTCTCTAATGCTGTTGATGCAAGCCAAAAGTTGAAAACGCTAGCTTCGATGGGTGAATTTAAGGGCGAATTGGGCGACCTTACAGTTCGTGTATCATTGGCTAAAGATACAATCACTATCTCCGATCGGGGTATTGGGTTGACCACTGAGGAAATAGACAAATACATCAATCAGATAGCCTTCTCGGGTGCCAATGATTTTTTGGAAAAATACAAAGACGATGCCAATGCCATTATAGGACATTTTGGACTTGGCTTCTACTCTTCATTCATGGTCTCTAAGAAAGTGGAGATTATTACAAAATCACACAAAGAAGGTGCACAAGCTGTGAAATGGAGTTGCGATGGCAGCCCCGAATTTACTATTACAGAGGTTGAAAAAGCAGATAGAGGAACGGATATTGTCTTATATATTGATGATGATTGCAAAGAATTTCTTGAAGAAGCCCGAATATCCTCTTTATTGAAGAAATATTGCAGCTTCTTGCCTGTTCCGGTAGCTTTTGGTAAAAAGAAAGAATGGAAAGATGGCAAACAAGTGGAAACAGCGGAAGATAACGTAATTAACGAAACAACTCCACTCTGGGTTCGCAAGCCCTCTGAGCTTAAGGACGAGGATTACAAGAAATTCTATAATAATCTTTATCCCATGTCTGATGAGCCATTGTTCTGGATCCATTTGAATGTAGATTATCCTTTCCACCTCACCGGTATTCTTTATTTCCCCAAAGTAAAAAGCAATATTGACTTAAATAAAAATAAAATTCAGCTTTATTGCAATCAAGTGTACGTTACCGACTCTGTGGAGGGTGTAGTACCTGGTTTTCTGACGTTGTTGCATGGAGTGATAGATTCTCCTGACATCCCACTAAACGTTTCTCGTTCGTACTTACAAAGCGATTCAAACGTTAAAAAAATATCAACTCATATTTCAAAGAAAGTTTCAGACCGCTTGCAGGCCATATTTAAAAACGATCGCAAACAATTTGAAGATAAGTGGAACGATCTTAAAATATTCATCAACTATGGCATGTTGACTCAGGAAGATTTTTACGAAAAAGCCGAAAAGTTTGCTTTATTAGGCGATACAGATGGTAAATTCTATACTTTCGAGGAATATAAAACGTTAATTAAGGAGAATCAGACAGACAAAGAAGGCAATCTCATCTACCTCTATGCAAGTAATAAGGATGAACAATATAGTTATATTGAAACTGCAAAAAACAAAGGTTACAATGTATTATTGATGGATGGGCAACTTGACATAGCCTTAGTAAGCACTTTTGAGCAGAAATTTGAAAAGGCACGCTTCACCAGAGTAGATAGTGATGTGGCTGACAATCTTATTGTAAAAGAGGATAAGAAAGATTCTGCACTTGAAGCGCATAGACAAGAAGCTCTTACTATTGCTTTCAATAGTCAGTTACCTAAAGTTGAAAAGGTTGAATTCAGTGTGATTGCTCAATCTTTGGGCGAAAACAGTTTACCGATAATGATTACTCAAAGCGAATACATGCGACGCATGAAAGAAATGGCCAACATACAGGCTGGCATGAGTTTCTACGGTGAAATGCCCGATATGTTCAATCTTGTTCTGAATACAGATCATAAACTACTGAAAACAGTGTTGTCTGATGAAGAAAAGAATTGTACCGCATCAATTGCTCCTATCCAGACTGAAATAGATGTAGTAACCAATCGCCGCAACGACTTGAAAAAAATCCATGAAGGAAAGAAGGAAGAAGAGATTCCTGTGGCAGAAAAAGATGAGCTAAGTGAATTGGATAAAAAACAAGGTGAATTAAAGAAAAAGAAAGAAGTCGTTTTTGCTACATACGCAAGTCAGAATAAAGTTGTACGCCAACTTATCGATTTGGCTTTACTTCAAAATAACATGCTTAAAGGCGAATCCCTGAATAATTTTGTAAAGAGAAGCATTGAACTAATCTGA
- a CDS encoding patatin-like phospholipase family protein, giving the protein MKKFFVSLLCLFIGLSTVQAQKVGLVLSGGGAKGLTHIGIIRALEENNIPIDYITGTSMGAIIGALYAMGYSPDEMDDLLRSEEFKRWYSGQVEENYIYYFKKNLPTPEFFNIRLSLKDPNLKPQFFPTSVVNPIQMNLVFIDLFGRSTAASGGDFDNLFVPFRCVASDVYNKKQIVFRKGDLGDAVRASMSFPFVFKPIKIDSVLAYDGGIYNNFPTDVMRDDFKPDVIIGSVVAKNPTKPDENDLMSQIESMVMQKTDYSIPDSVGIVMTFKYEDVKLLDFQRIDELESIGYNRTIALMDSIKGRIHRRVNADNVRLRRLVYKSNCPELLFKNIYIEGANNQQQVYIKKELHESDDKVFGYEDLKRGYFRLLSGNQISEIIPHAIFNANDDTYDLHLNVKMKNDFSIAVGGNVSTTSSNQIYLGLSYKNLNYYPKELTFDAHIGKIYNNLQFMAKVDFPTIVPTSYRFIASLSTFDYFKEGKLFSSSDNPAFNSKEERFVKLKMALPFLSSKRAEFGIGMAEFEDRYYQTSTINFNEDKTDRSVYHLYGGSISFNGSTLDTRQYATQGYRETLIAQIYTGRESFRPGVASESKTAADQNQSWLQLSYMRERYHKISSKFTFGWYVDGLLSSKNFSENYAATMLQAGEFAPTPHSKLTYNDAFRANQYLAGGIRPIFHLGDLFHIRGEFYGFLPVFPIKENSINKAYYGKSFSEFEYLGEVSLVCKLPFGAISAYVNHYSSPSKEWNVGLTLGWQLFNYRFIE; this is encoded by the coding sequence ATGAAGAAGTTTTTTGTGTCATTGCTCTGTCTCTTTATCGGTTTATCTACCGTTCAGGCACAGAAAGTAGGGCTAGTGTTAAGTGGTGGCGGGGCTAAAGGTCTTACGCATATTGGCATTATAAGAGCATTAGAAGAAAATAATATACCAATAGATTATATAACCGGCACTTCTATGGGAGCAATAATCGGTGCACTATATGCTATGGGGTATTCTCCCGATGAAATGGACGATTTGTTACGATCTGAGGAATTTAAACGATGGTATTCGGGGCAAGTAGAAGAGAATTACATTTACTACTTTAAAAAGAATCTCCCAACACCTGAATTTTTCAACATTCGTCTTTCTCTCAAAGATCCAAACTTAAAACCTCAATTTTTTCCCACTAGTGTTGTGAATCCAATACAAATGAATCTGGTTTTTATTGATTTATTTGGACGCTCTACGGCTGCTTCCGGAGGAGATTTCGATAATTTATTTGTCCCCTTCCGTTGTGTTGCCTCTGATGTTTATAACAAAAAGCAAATAGTTTTCAGAAAAGGAGATTTGGGAGATGCAGTACGTGCCTCAATGAGCTTTCCTTTCGTCTTTAAACCTATAAAAATAGATAGTGTTTTGGCTTATGATGGCGGCATTTATAACAATTTCCCTACGGATGTAATGCGTGATGATTTCAAGCCTGATGTTATCATTGGTAGTGTGGTAGCCAAAAACCCGACAAAACCTGACGAAAATGATTTGATGAGTCAGATAGAAAGTATGGTAATGCAGAAGACCGATTACTCTATTCCCGATTCGGTCGGAATTGTAATGACTTTCAAGTATGAAGACGTTAAATTATTGGATTTTCAGAGGATAGATGAGCTTGAGAGTATCGGTTATAATCGTACCATAGCACTTATGGATTCCATAAAAGGGCGTATCCACCGAAGAGTGAATGCTGATAATGTTAGATTAAGGCGATTAGTTTATAAAAGCAATTGCCCTGAATTACTTTTTAAAAACATCTATATTGAGGGAGCCAATAATCAACAGCAGGTATATATTAAAAAAGAACTCCATGAATCAGATGATAAGGTGTTTGGATATGAAGACTTAAAGCGAGGCTATTTCCGTCTTCTTTCGGGTAATCAAATTTCTGAAATAATTCCTCATGCTATTTTTAATGCCAATGACGATACATACGATTTGCACTTAAACGTAAAGATGAAAAATGATTTTTCTATTGCTGTAGGAGGAAACGTGTCGACAACAAGTTCAAATCAAATTTATTTAGGGCTTTCATATAAAAATTTAAATTATTACCCCAAAGAATTGACTTTTGATGCTCATATAGGTAAGATATACAACAATCTTCAGTTTATGGCCAAAGTTGATTTTCCTACTATAGTGCCGACATCTTATCGTTTTATTGCTTCCTTAAGTACTTTTGATTATTTTAAGGAAGGGAAATTATTTTCAAGTAGTGATAATCCGGCTTTTAATAGTAAAGAAGAGCGTTTTGTTAAGTTAAAAATGGCTCTTCCTTTCCTTTCAAGCAAGAGAGCTGAGTTTGGTATTGGGATGGCTGAATTTGAAGATAGATATTACCAGACTAGCACAATTAATTTTAATGAAGATAAAACGGATAGAAGCGTTTATCATCTTTATGGAGGGTCAATTAGTTTTAATGGAAGCACCTTAGACACCCGACAGTATGCCACTCAAGGTTACCGTGAGACCTTGATTGCTCAAATATATACTGGTAGAGAATCCTTTCGCCCGGGTGTAGCATCTGAATCAAAGACGGCAGCTGATCAAAATCAATCTTGGCTTCAACTCTCATATATGAGAGAAAGATATCACAAAATTTCTTCAAAATTTACATTTGGGTGGTATGTTGACGGATTATTATCTTCAAAGAATTTTTCAGAGAACTATGCAGCAACGATGCTTCAGGCAGGTGAGTTTGCGCCAACGCCACATAGCAAATTGACTTATAATGACGCTTTTCGGGCTAATCAATATCTTGCAGGCGGAATAAGACCGATTTTTCATTTGGGCGATTTATTCCATATCAGAGGTGAATTTTATGGATTCTTACCTGTATTTCCTATAAAGGAAAACTCTATCAATAAAGCTTATTACGGAAAATCTTTTTCAGAATTTGAATATTTGGGTGAAGTTTCTCTTGTGTGCAAACTACCTTTTGGAGCTATCTCTGCTTATGTAAATCATTATAGCTCACCGAGCAAGGAATGGAATGTAGGATTAACACTCGGTTGGCAACTATTTAATTACCGCTTCATTGAATAA